The Deltaproteobacteria bacterium DNA segment GCCCAGAGCCCACGACAACGTGCAACGGACCCTCGAACGGACTGCGTTCTTCCACCTCGATCGCCGAATCGGGCTCGATGCCGAGCGTCGCCAGATAACGCAGGAGTTCCGGCGAATCGTCCCGAATTCGCACCACGCGGGCGCTTCGACCCACGGCGAGATCGCGCAGCGACATCGACGCCACGGTCTCCATCGCGCCGTCGGCCGCGGGGATCGGCGAGCCGTGGGGGTCGTGGGCGGGATGGTCGAGCAGGGCGGCGACCCGTGTCTCGAAGCGCTCGGAGATATGATGCTCGAGCTGTTCGGCTTCCTCGTGGACTTCGTCCCACGAGTACCCCAGCACGCGCATCAGAAAAGTTTCGAGCAGGCGATGGCGGCGCAACACACGCAACGCCTGTCGTCGCCCCTCGTCCGAGAGCGTGACGCCGTGGTGACGCCGGTACTTCACGAGCGGAGGTTTTTCGCCCGCGAGGCGTTTGATCATCTCCGTGACCGACGGCGACGCGACGGCGAGGCGCTCGGCGAGCGCCGTGGTCGTGGCGCGACCGTGCTCTTCCTCGATTTCGAAGATGGCTTTGAGGTAGTTCTCGACGGATACGGAACCCATCAGATCGCGAACCTCGCGCTCTGTCGCCGGCGGATTTTCATGCGGTGGTTGGTCGGCGGCTTCAATCCGATCCGTTGTCTCCGCAACCGCAGCATCCGCCGGTCACCTGGCCTTCCGGCCAACCGGCATCGTCCTCTTTTTCGCCGGAGGGCGTCGGGTCGGCCAGCGGCGTCTCTTCGTCGTCATCCGTCGGCGGCTCGACGTCATCGTCCTCGTCGGGCTCATCGCAGGAATCTTCGTCTTCCAGACAGATCGCGCCGTCCGGACACGGGTTGCCCGCGTGAAGGCACTGTTGCGTCTCTTCCTCGCAGGTCTCGTCGCCGTTGCAGAACGCGCCGTCGTCCACGCAAAC contains these protein-coding regions:
- a CDS encoding metal-dependent transcriptional regulator — its product is MGSVSVENYLKAIFEIEEEHGRATTTALAERLAVASPSVTEMIKRLAGEKPPLVKYRRHHGVTLSDEGRRQALRVLRRHRLLETFLMRVLGYSWDEVHEEAEQLEHHISERFETRVAALLDHPAHDPHGSPIPAADGAMETVASMSLRDLAVGRSARVVRIRDDSPELLRYLATLGIEPDSAIEVEERSPFEGPLHVVVGSGRRRRRRVIGLNAADRVLVTREEAT